The DNA window TTTACTTAGTCTTTATTGGAAAgtattgactacacatggttgtttctatttaagggaaaaatgattcctacctgggattcaaaccccacctgcccacatggcagccAAGTAAGCAAACCACTCCACCATGAAGGGGCCACAAttgactttgtcattattggtaAGTCTTGACTACACGTACACAGAAATAATTAATGAAAttttttcccaactgggattcaaacccctactgcctacatggcagtcaggtgagttaaccactacactatgaaGTGGACACACTTAATTTGGCCATTTCTGGAAAgccttgactacacacggtcgTCTCTATTAGTCTTTTTGGGATAGAAAATGGTTTATCCACCGTAATATTGCACAACCTGGAAAAAGATGTGTGggtttgaccattttgacccgtttaagagcacctttgttgaatgatatttcacccatttcattatacacagctgtgtatgatgacaataaaggcttttgatttgatataaaggcgtagcatcccataagacaaggctttcatttcaaactattatattaaaaaaaaaaaaggaaaaagtcgagggcgttccctgaattgacgtcacattggtgagccggaagtgaaacggaccggaaaagacaatgaaaaaaagtgttcgtTGACTTgcatgctttgttttgtttgtaaacgtcttttcaggtttttaatcgcatgatcTATACGGCCTAATTTAGGTCAGCTCCAACCAAGACACGTTTGTTAAAGGACATGAACAGAAGTCCAccaagaagttgttgttttttacgttggctgatttttgtgtactcgacgcatgcccaaaaggtaagaaatgctcccGTTTTCTACATTGCAAGCTTCTATAAAGATATAGTTCTACTTGCAGTCATAATATCTCCAAATCGAATTgcgtttagtgttttttaatcgtttcaaaGATTGCACAATGACAGTAAAGAAGACGGCTCAATGATGACTTTTCCAATTCGAAATTCCTTTATAGACCATTTGTCATAAAACGAAAATCCTAATTGTGGAAAGACACTTTCTCCAGTAATATTGGTGATATCTgacgatttgattttttttttttttttgtaatgaccatgtatagtaaggctttttttctcttaaaaacgaccatgtatagtcaggcgtttttcttaaaaaaaaaagaccatgtatagtaaggctattttgaataaaaacgaccttgtatagtaagactttatttctttaaaaaacgacaaagtatagttaggcttttttttctttaaaaaacgacatagtatagtaaggctttttttcttaaaaaacgacgtagtatagtaaggctttttttcttaaaaaacgacacaatgtataacaaggctttatttattaaaaaacgacatagtatagtaaggcttttttctttaaaaaacgacatagtatagtaaggcgtttttcttaaaaaacgacagtgtagtaaggcttttttctaaaaaaaaaaaaaaaaacgacatagattagtaaggcttttttcttttaaaaaacgacatagtatagtaaggcttttttctttaaaaaacgacatagtatagtaaggctttttttctttaaaaaaaacgacagtataaaaacgacatagtatagtaaggcttttttctttaaaaaactacatagtatagtaaggcttttttctttaaaaaaacgacagtgtaaaaacgacatagtatagtaaggcttttttctttaaaaaaaacgacatagtatagtaaggcttttttcttttaaaaaaacgacatagtatagtaaggcttttttctttaaaaaaacgacatagtatagtaaggcttttttctttaaaaaacgacatagtatagtaaggcttttttctttaaaaataacgacatagtatagtaaggcttttttctttaaaaaaatgaccatgtatagtaaggcgtttttcttgtggtctctgacaggatggagtaggtttgggaccagcttgcggatgaagcTCCGCCCCGACCGTCACCTTCGTATTGGCTTGGTATGTGATGTCTCGCCTTGTTGCAGCGATCATAGTGCGTGTGCATAGCCACATCCCCTTACAAAAAActttttagaattaaaaaaaatgtttcttataaatcaaagtcaaggtcacataatagaacaagagatactttgctgtcaacttttatttttattttttcagattagtgacaaaggcaaaaatggatgacttgtgggatggacagtcttccaacgaaaaggtttcccaaaccgtggagagcgaggacacctgaagacaaaaaagtaagttttaaagagacattcatgttgctgtgcagaaaatatttttcttttgcttttcttAGACTCACCTGCTGATGTAGCTGATGTAGGATGTGCATGGATTGATTCCCACATCCTTAAAGTTCTCACTCTTCAGCTCAAATGGATACTTGGCCTCAATAGTAGAGCACCAACTTACCATACAAAAGGTAAATGATTAgattccccgcctcctccaacttctcacttcaggtcaaataaaaaccgagTGGGCAGGACCATACTTTTTAGGGcggtggcttatacacttagtcaaTTGAGCCGAGCGCCCTCCTACCGAAAAGACTTGGCCGgtccaagtttagtgggtgtgtgggtgggccccttggcgcaacagtggagtatgcgcctaccgccgaatGGATGCTGGTTcacgtcccgcagacgtactcttggtgcctctccccgccttcggcggggagagacacctgcgacaaaagactaattaccttttactaaaaaatactttaaaaattaaaatttacatttaatcattacatcaaaagACATTGGCTATTtgctaggatttcaaataagccacccaaaaagttttattggacacgaccatgctgagtagggaggtggcttgcacacttagccaaattactcAAGCGCCCTCCTACCGAAAAGACTTGGCCGgtccaagtttagtgggtgtgtgggtgggccccttggcgcaacagtggagtatgcgcctaccgccgaatggatgctggttcgcgtcccgcagacgtactcttggtgcctctccccgccttcggcggggagagacacctgcgacataagacaaattaccttttactaaaataaactttcaaaaattaaattttacatttaaacattgcatcaaaattagttaaaagaattggcctacaaaaacaaaagacaagaaaacttttattggacaggaccatgctgagtagggaggcggcttacacacttagccaaaatcactcAAGCGCCCTCCTACCAAAAATACTTGGCCGGTCCAAGTTTAGTGGGAGTGTGGGTAGGCCCTTtagcgcacacagtagagtatatgcctaccaccgagtggaagctggttcgaaCCCCGCAGACGTATGCTTGGTGCAACACCTGCGACAAAAGACTtaataccttttactaaaaaaacactttaaacattttaaaattttacatttaggTCATTACACCaacatttgttaaaataattagccTACACAATCGAAAGATACTGGCTATTTGCTTGTATTTCAAGCAAGCCATCCAAACACTTTTATTGGTCCGAAATACGTTTGCGTCACGCTGGCAACAAAACGCAATCGGCAAGCAGGCCTTTACTTGCCGAGTCGGCGTCCGTCGTTCGGCTGCACCCCAATCTTttcctcctgctcctcttccacgttgtccaatgcatctttcatgacacaaagacaattatttctccACACTGCCtaagatgacaacatttttgtcctacGACACTAATATCTTTACAGTGGCGACACGGTTTGCAACCTGGCATGATGAAGGCGGTGTCGACGTGCATCTGTCCTAACTGCTCCTGCGGCCAGTCAGCAAGCTCTTCCAGACTGGACATGAATGACATAaaggtcacgtgaccaaagtGATGATGTCGACGACGATGATAATCGGACTTACAGATCAGTGAGGATTTGCcctccggcggcggcggcgtccgccTGCATCTGCGGGAGCCGTCCAAAAGCATGACCATGCCATGGGTGCCAGTTTGAGAACAAGcagtaaaaaaactgaaaaatgatacttgtaaatattctcacacttttgaaataataaaattctaattaaacacgtttacaattatttttagtgtgcatacattttttttgggacaccctgtatagtaagcctttttttttcttaaaaaacgacatatatagtaaggctttttttcttaaaaaacgacatagtacagtaaggctttttttcttaaaaaacgacatagtatagtaaagctttttttcttaaaaaacgacatagtatagtaaggcttttttctttaaaaaacgacatagtatagtaaggcttttttttcttaaaaaatgacagtatggtaaggctttttttcttaaaaaatgacatagtatagtaaggcttttttctttaaaaaaaacgacatagtatagtaaagctttttttcttaaaaaaaagacatagtacagtaaggctttttttcttaaaaaacaacctagtatagtaaagctttttttcttaaaaaacgacatagtatagtaagacttttttcttaaaaaacgacatagtatagtaagacttttttccttaaaaaacgacatagtatagtaaggctttttttcttaaaaaacgacatagtatagtaaggctctttttcttaaaaaacgacatagtatagtaaggctttgttcttaaaaaacgacatagtatagtaaggctctttttcttaaaaaacgacatagtatagtaaggcttttttcttaaaaaacgacatagtatagtaaggctttttttcttaaaaaacgacatagtatagtaaggctttttttcttaaaaaacgacatagtatagtaaggctctttttcttaaaaaaaagacatagtatagtaaggctctttttcttaaaaaacgacatagtatagtaaggctctttttcttaaaaaacgacatagtatagtaaggctttttttcttaaaaaacgacatagtatagtaaggctttttttcttaaaaaacgacatagtatagtaaggctttttttcttaaaaaacgacatagtatagtaaggcttttttcttaaaaaacgacatagtatagtaaaggcccttttttcttaaaaaacgacatagtatagtaaggctctttttcttaaaaaacgacatagtatagtaaggcttttttcttaaaaaacgacatagtatagtaaggctctttttcttaaaaaacgacatagtatagtaaggctctttttcttaaaaaacgacatagtatagtaaggcttttttttcttaaaaaacgacatagtatagtaaggctttttttcttaaaaaaacgacatagtatagtaaggctttttttcttaaaaaacgacatagttatagtaaggctttttttcttaaaaaacgacatagtatagtaaggctttttttcttaaaaaacgacatagtatagtaagaatttttttctttaaaaacgacatagtatagtaaggctttcttcttaaaaaacgacatcgtatagtaaggctttttttttcttagaaaatgacagtatggtaaggctttttttcttaaaaaatgacatagtatagtaaggcttttttctttaaaaaaaacgacatagtatagtaaggcttttttcttaaaaaatggcatagtatagtaagactttttccttaaaaaacgacatagtatagtaaggcttttttctttaaaaaatgacatagtatagtaaggcttttttcttaaaaaaacgacatagtatagtaaagttttttttcttaaaaaaagacatagtacagtaaggctttttttcttaaaaaacaacatagtatagtaaagctttttttcttaaaaaacgacatagtatagtaagacttttttcttaaaaaacgacatagtatagtaagacttttttccttaaagaacgaaatagtatagtaaggcttttttctttaaaaaaatgacatagtatagtaaggcttttttcttaaaaaaacgacatagtataggaaagctttttttcttaaaaaaagacatagtacagtaaggctcttttttcttaaaaaacgacatagtatagtaaagctttttttcttaaaaaacgacatagtatagtaagacttttttcttaaaaaacgacatagtatagtaaggctt is part of the Stigmatopora argus isolate UIUO_Sarg chromosome 14, RoL_Sarg_1.0, whole genome shotgun sequence genome and encodes:
- the LOC144088493 gene encoding uncharacterized protein LOC144088493, with the protein product MSQVSLPAEGGERHQEYVCGTRTSIHSAVGAYSTVAPRGPPTHPLNLDRPSLFGVSPRRRRGEAPRVRLRDVNQHPFGGRRILHCCAKGPTHTPTKLGPAKSFRWCSTIEAKYPFELKSENFKDVGINPCTSYISYISRCPRSPRFGKPFRWKTVHPTSHPFLPLSLI